The Thunnus thynnus chromosome 13, fThuThy2.1, whole genome shotgun sequence genome segment gtgtataGAGAGCGGCTGTGTCtcagaggtagagcaggtcgtccactgaTCAGAATATCGATGGTTCAATCCCCGGTTCCTCCTGTCCGCATATCAAAGTgtctttgggcaagatactgaaacCCAAATTGCCTGAAGGCTGTGCCATGAACATTAGGAACATcagtttatgtctgtgtgtgtgaatgggtgaatgttggtaTGTGGTGTAATGTGCTGTGTGTGAGGTTTGCTTGTGTAAGTTCTTGAAACGCTAATTTCATGTAGTGGTTATGCTGAtctgttaaacattttttgtttgagGATATTTTGCACTCATTGATTTCTTGCAATACTCAAACACTGTGCATCCATTTATTTCTTGAAGGAGGGGTAGAGATTGGCATTTTCCCAGAATTTGTGACAGTATTTTTAGCTTTACTAAAGGGGGAACCCTTGTACAGTGAAAGACTGAATTATGCAGGTGCAGACAAGGCTCAAACAAGGTTCGAACACCAAAGGCGGCTGTAGACTCCATCAGACATGCTTGTCATATGGTGGAAATGCCTATGAAGCAACTGGTAGGATGCAGCACAGTCAGGATCATTAGCCTATTAGCGTAGCTAATAGCCTACCGAGTAATCTATAGGTTCTTGTGAATGAaccaaaaatgaattaattaggCCTCTGTGCCCAATAGAACTGCAAGATTAATGAGGTAGATTAAACTGAATCGTCAACCAGCACATTGAATTGGTTCTTAAAGTGAATCAGGATTCAAGGGGATGGAGGGTCTGAGGTAGCAGGTGGAGACGGAGAGGCCTGCAGGACTTGGGAGGTGATGTGGTTCATGCTGATGGATGGAAGCTTCCTCGGCAGACAAGGCACTATTGATCTGGTAAGACTATGCTGAGCCCACTGATTATTCAAGCTTTCATATTATTCTGGCTGGACTATTGTAATTCACTTTTCACCTGTCTCAGCAAGTCATCTCTGAACCATCTACGAATGGTCCAGAGTGCTGCTGCAAGGCTGTTAACCAGGTCCAGCAGGACgactcacatcacacccatTTTAAGTTCTTTACGTTGGCTTCCCATCaagtttaggattcattttaaggttcttgttttCACGTACACGAGCCCTGCATGGACAGGCACCTGTGACCTTCTCCATCCCTATATCACCAGTAGGTCACTTAGGTCTTCTGACCAGGGCCTACTGGCTGTCCCTCGCTCTCAACTTAAAACTGAAGGTGATCGTGCCTTTGAAGTCGTGGCTCCAACACTGTGGAACTCTCTTCCTGTAGACAGATGGTCTCTGTAGAAGCTTTAAAAAAGCAACTGAAGACTCATTTTTTCAAATTGGCCTTTGCTTCACCTTAAGATGTCAACTGATTGTTCTTTTGTGTACAAATACAGactgacagaagaagaacaaggcAAATTCTGGCAGAGAATGAGAGGGAGCAGTCCGTTACTTGTACTGAGAGTTATTTCTAATGGTAAACAACTTTCCAGGTAAATGACTGTTAGGTGGGCAACATAAATTTGGCAGTGGCTGCTAGTGGACAGGTGAGGAACGTTAGATCTATaatcacaatgaaaaaaacacaccagaCATGGCGAGCTGGGCAGATCCATTTCCtcttattcattttctattcCGCCCACCTGACAATGGTTGTAAATTAAGCGTCAGTCATGGAGAAATACATCTCATTCAAATGTAATTAATCTATGCACCCTGTGAGAGAACCGAAATCTCCCAACGTTGAATAcccaaaaataaaaaggtagcacacacacagatcttcAGGACAAAGCTGACTAATCTCAGTTTCACCAGTTTATTCTGGTcatgtcaaacacacatgctaaCATTTCAGCCTAGTGGCCTTCATCAGAGCAGGGAGGTCATGTCATTTGTGTACAGGGGTTGGCAGGTGATTGGCTTTAAGTGTCACATGGTAATCAGCTCCCTAAGGTCCCTTAAACATCTTTTCTTGACGATATGACACTGACTACCTTTACATGCccactaatattccactattattcccatatatcagcatggatgaaagaacgcCACCTTCAGCTTAACCTCTCTAAGACCGAGCTCCTTGTCATACCAGCCGGTCCTtccatacaacaaaacatcagcatccagctcgaatcaacccaactcatgcccacaaagtctgcccgAAATTTGGGTGTCGTGAtcgatgaccaactaacctttaaggtttgCGTGGCCTCAGTCGCTCAACCATGTTGATTcgccctgtacaacatcaggaagatcagaccctacctgtctgagcatgcagcacaactcctggtacaggctctcgTTATATCATGCAtcgactactgcaactccttactggcaggcctaCCTGCATGTACacttaaacctctgcagatgatccagaacgcgGCAGCGCATTTGGTCTTCAATCAGCCTAAAACAGCACCTGTCAGCCCGCTGttgatatccctccactggctcccagttgctgcctgcatcaaattcaaaaccctgacacttgctTACAAGACAGCAACTAAAACggctcctgcctacctgaactccctcattcaggtctacactccctcccgcCAACTACGCTCTGCCAACGAAAGGCACCTGGTACCACAAAAGGGCCCTAAGtcactagctagactcttctcctctgtagttccccggtggtggaacgagctaccaaactctgttcgatctgcagagtccctctcaatcttcaagaaaagactaaagacccagctcttttgcgaacacctctgcacttgatgaactgtagggagagaaaacaaaaaacaaaaaaaaacaacaaaaaaaaacaacaaaacatgctTCTATGTACTCTAATCATTGCCTtgttgcactgcctgttggcatctacgtcctattggacccaaacttaagctttatggcacttacttgtgttgttgtctcctgactagatccctgcttgtgttgtatcagtctcatatgtacgtcgctttggataaaagctaaacgaaaaatgtaaatgtaatgaaaattaATATGACAACATTCTGAATTTGATACAGGTCATTTAAACAGCATCTTCTGTTTGGATATTCTGAATTAGGCCTTATTACAAATGTAGCATGTTCAGATTAGACACATGGGATATGCTGATATCGTTTGGGTTTGTGGAGtattctttggacatgtataaAGTGCATTGGAAATATGCATCTCAGTTGGGTTTTTTACCAGTTTGCGACACACGGACTTTGGACTTGAGAAACTCAGATGTTGAGGATATTAAAGCATGGTTGTAGGCTTTGTGTATTACAGATGGATGgtaatatttttgtttcatctcaTCTGTCTCATTTGAATTCATCCAGTTCAGAGCAATTTAACCTTAGTCGGAAAAACTATCCCTTAGGTAATATCTAATAATAATACGTAATAATATCTTATATGACACATTATTATACTGTTGTTATGTCATGATGAAATggtgtattatattattatatgataCTATACTTTGATATTATTACGTATCATAAAATCTGTCTGACTGCTGATGTGCAAATCAGTTTATGGTGAACTATAAAAGCTGATGACACATTCATGTTTAGTGCCTCCTCGTTAACTCTTAGAAGTCTTTCCGTGAGGAATGAACATTATTGTACAGTAGccgtcaaaagtttggacacattttctcatttaagggaatgggaaggtgtgtccaaaatTTTGTCTAGTACTCtttattacatatattttacaACACGGCAATGATTTTATTATCAGTATGTCGATATATTTAGTAAAAAGGTACTTTCAATACTGAGCTTTACTTAACTGTAAaagtttaaattgtttaaacCAGCTAGAAAATGAGCTTTGCTGGGTCAATTTCCCCACTCAGTGCCCTACATGTCTTTTATCAGTTTTGACACGCAACTAATTTTAACTTTTCAGCATTAAATTTGCAATCACTTTCAAAAACTCTGCATGAATATCACATTATTTTTGTGCTCTACTTGAAAAACAGTATTGACCAAAATTTTACATCTCTCAGTAGAAGCAAACTGATGTCGTATATGACAATGAAAATAGAGGtctgtcattatttttaaaacttcagAACCTCTTTTACTAATCTTCTTTTCAGACAGAATTGTTGGATTCATCCTTTCACTTTAACTCAAGTTTTCTGTGATGCATTTTCAATCAAGATATTTTCccttttcctttatttacaacaataaaacaaatactaTGTAATGATGTTCATGAATCTTTAGATACTTTAGTTATGAttcctgaaaaaatattttaatatttgaaacaaataaaatatgaaaggcATCAATATTTACAGCCCCCGATGGAATATCATTCACCTGTAAGACTAGTCTGAATTCTGTtacttttaaaggtgcagtgtgtagaatttagtggcatctggttgaacggacttggcagaagtggaatataacattcataagtatgttttaaccagaattgttgtgtttttttaattcagttggttgcaatctgcaatgtcaccactagatgccactaaatcttacacactggtccttaaaGAGTAACTCATTACTGGGAAATGATTAACACATGCACAGTTATTCCTctgcaaaaaaatgtgtatagactccttttactgaagtaaataGTATTTACATATCAATAAAAATGCATTCTGTGGAAAGTGCAAATATATAGATATTTTGTTCACCTAAACTGTGTGTCATTTCCAATTCATTAGACCTCCTTTACTGTGAAACACAGCCATAATTCTCTGTCTAATCACTTTAATCTGCAGACCGTAGATCACAGCATTGAGAGCAGGAAGAACCACTTCGCCCACAATGGTTGCCACTTTCCTGTGGTCTGACAGCCGAGGGAAACGGTGCAGGATGACGATGATGAAAGCCGATATCAGCAGGAGGATGTACACAGCCAGATGGGTGGCACAGGTCTGCAGCGCTTTGCTGTTCAACATCTTGTTCTTACTGCGCAAACACACCGCAGCAATCTTCAAGTAGGTGAGAGTTACGCTGCTGACGGAGGAGCCCAGCAGGACCACCGTGTAGCCAAGGCCGTAGATTTGATTGATGAGGACGCTTTCACAGGAGAGGCTGAACAAGGAGGCGTTATCACAGAACAGGTTCGGTATAACCCGCCTGCAACGTGACAGGCGGATAGTCAGACCCAAAAGGATCGCCACCATGATAAAG includes the following:
- the LOC137196313 gene encoding olfactory receptor 52N5-like produces the protein MENWTLREDILLLEGLKVTPQSSIPAFTLLLLIYIFIMVSNLGLVVLIFRTRSLHQPMYLLYCNMSINDVFGATIIIPHVLRDMFISNSERYIHYMDCVIQAFCVHVYGSTSHTVLMIMAFDRYVAICNPLRYATIMTDKMVVKLSVAAWVAAFIMVAILLGLTIRLSRCRRVIPNLFCDNASLFSLSCESVLINQIYGLGYTVVLLGSSVSSVTLTYLKIAAVCLRSKNKMLNSKALQTCATHLAVYILLLISAFIIVILHRFPRLSDHRKVATIVGEVVLPALNAVIYGLQIKVIRQRIMAVFHSKGGLMNWK